From a region of the Thiorhodovibrio winogradskyi genome:
- the hfq gene encoding RNA chaperone Hfq, whose protein sequence is MSKGHSLQDPFLNALRKERVPVSIFLVNGIKLQGQVESFDQFVVLLKNNVSQMIYKHAISTVVPSRNVKWSYPEDDLDLDESEAE, encoded by the coding sequence ATGTCGAAGGGACACAGTCTTCAGGATCCGTTTTTGAACGCATTGCGCAAAGAGCGCGTGCCGGTCTCGATTTTTCTGGTCAATGGCATCAAGCTCCAGGGACAGGTCGAGTCCTTCGATCAGTTCGTGGTGTTGCTCAAGAACAATGTCAGTCAGATGATCTACAAGCACGCGATTTCCACCGTGGTGCCGTCACGCAACGTCAAATGGTCCTATCCAGAGGATGACCTCGACCTGGATGAGAGCGAGGCGGAATGA
- the rlmB gene encoding 23S rRNA (guanosine(2251)-2'-O)-methyltransferase RlmB has translation MTHAEGGAPVMGINAVRAALSQGGVRELWLDRARRDRRLSELVDLARAAGVPVRQQDRCALDEATAGGNHQGALAWTQAPAARGEADLDQLLASGPADPLLLVLDGVTDPHNLGACLRCADGAGALAVIAPRDRACGLTATAVKVASGAAASVPFVQVTNLARTLARLQERGLWVIGLAGEADASLFALELTGPLALVLGSEGQGLRRLTRKRCDQLAALPLRGQVESLNVSVSAGICLYEALRQRLAGAA, from the coding sequence ATGACCCACGCCGAGGGCGGCGCGCCCGTCATGGGCATCAATGCCGTGCGCGCCGCTCTGAGTCAGGGCGGGGTGCGTGAGCTGTGGCTTGATCGCGCCCGCCGTGATCGGCGTCTGAGCGAGCTGGTCGATTTGGCGCGCGCCGCCGGGGTGCCAGTGCGTCAGCAAGACCGCTGCGCGCTTGATGAGGCGACTGCCGGCGGCAATCACCAGGGTGCATTGGCCTGGACGCAAGCGCCCGCCGCGCGCGGCGAGGCCGATCTCGACCAACTGCTGGCGTCCGGCCCGGCCGACCCGCTGCTGCTGGTGCTCGATGGTGTGACCGACCCGCACAACCTGGGCGCCTGCTTGCGTTGTGCCGACGGCGCCGGTGCGCTGGCGGTGATCGCGCCGCGAGATCGCGCCTGCGGGCTCACCGCCACGGCGGTCAAGGTGGCTAGCGGTGCCGCGGCTAGCGTCCCTTTCGTGCAGGTGACCAATCTCGCGCGCACCTTGGCGCGGTTACAGGAGCGAGGGCTCTGGGTGATCGGCCTGGCCGGCGAGGCCGACGCCAGCCTGTTCGCGTTGGAGTTGACCGGCCCCCTGGCACTGGTCCTGGGCAGCGAGGGTCAGGGGTTGCGCCGGCTCACGCGCAAGCGCTGCGACCAACTCGCCGCCCTGCCGCTGCGCGGCCAGGTCGAAAGCCTAAACGTCTCCGTCAGCGCCGGCATCTGCCTGTATGAAGCGCTGCGCCAGCGCTTGGCGGGAGCGGCCTAA
- a CDS encoding sulfur reduction protein DsrS, producing the protein MDLSSEDSLRLNVLLANKPRAIRIDESKLIVYGLTDQGERGVILHPTGRPESYLRAVRELISGHILGSPGGYPVYLRRWTRMGQMRDESLEQLLMLGEPEAVVAAVCSPGLTEELARRAWWAMEDARNARRMLANPVIAGSALGRELASYLIEFLPFETDSERMMESVRLVLRPGLIGPEARQDLWQKAARKQAYLLGFLRALPDDLPAPLPPRADLAQLDQALAPLAADGNTVAWLLLRCASGGGQRFLDTLSRVLAKPPNQEVVTAAFDLMREYFSPMRPEGEPRLTLAELKAEADAVASGTVPEGAHACLERLPRIGPELSALRLLSGVSYATLRPVLPDPTTLGTLMRRKITPVIEPLQAAIACLRAAPD; encoded by the coding sequence GTGGATCTATCGAGCGAAGACTCTTTGCGTTTAAATGTGCTGCTTGCCAACAAGCCGCGTGCTATTCGTATTGATGAATCAAAACTCATCGTCTACGGGCTGACGGACCAAGGCGAACGCGGTGTCATCTTGCATCCCACCGGACGCCCGGAATCCTATTTGCGGGCCGTGCGCGAACTCATCTCGGGTCATATTCTAGGTTCCCCCGGCGGCTATCCGGTCTATTTGCGGCGCTGGACGCGCATGGGCCAGATGCGCGATGAAAGCCTGGAACAACTGCTGATGCTGGGTGAGCCCGAGGCCGTGGTGGCGGCGGTTTGCTCGCCCGGGCTGACCGAGGAGCTTGCCCGCCGCGCCTGGTGGGCGATGGAGGATGCCAGGAACGCTCGGCGCATGCTTGCGAATCCTGTCATCGCTGGCAGCGCGCTGGGCCGCGAGTTGGCCTCATATCTAATCGAATTCCTGCCGTTCGAGACTGACAGCGAGCGCATGATGGAGTCCGTGCGCCTGGTGCTGCGGCCGGGCTTGATCGGCCCCGAGGCGCGCCAGGATCTGTGGCAAAAAGCCGCGCGCAAACAGGCCTATTTGCTCGGCTTTCTGCGCGCCCTGCCGGACGATCTGCCCGCGCCACTGCCGCCGCGAGCCGATCTTGCGCAACTCGACCAGGCGCTGGCGCCGCTCGCCGCGGACGGCAACACGGTCGCATGGCTGCTGTTGCGTTGTGCCAGCGGTGGCGGTCAGCGGTTTCTCGACACCCTGTCGCGGGTGTTGGCCAAGCCGCCCAATCAGGAGGTGGTCACCGCCGCCTTCGACCTGATGCGTGAGTATTTCAGCCCCATGCGCCCCGAGGGCGAGCCCAGGCTCACGCTGGCCGAACTAAAGGCCGAGGCCGACGCGGTTGCCAGCGGCACGGTGCCTGAAGGCGCGCATGCCTGCCTGGAGCGCCTGCCGCGCATCGGTCCCGAACTGTCCGCCCTGCGCCTGCTCTCGGGCGTGAGCTACGCTACCCTGCGCCCGGTGCTGCCGGATCCGACCACCCTTGGCACCCTGATGCGGCGCAAGATCACACCCGTGATCGAGCCCCTGCAAGCGGCCATCGCCTGCTTGCGTGCCGCGCCAGATTAA
- the miaA gene encoding tRNA (adenosine(37)-N6)-dimethylallyltransferase MiaA produces MGPTAAGKTALALDLVERLPCEIISVDSALVYQGMDIGTAKPSPEIRARVPHRLMDILDPGEAYSAARFRLDALRAMEEITGVGRVPLLVGGTMLYFRALVRGLAPLPRAHPELRRDLSRQLERMGSARMHRWLAVLDAASAARIHPNDPQRIQRALEVYLTTGRALGDHWAEAAAQHLPYRVVKLVKAPGPTVGQAGSSGRERQALRERIAQRFDAMLAAGFEAEVARLRARGDLHPALPSMRAVGYRQMWHYLDGDCDFARMRELAITATRQLAKRQMTWLRSESDCIWLPQGGSLLDRALERLANLAAIGEC; encoded by the coding sequence ATGGGGCCAACCGCGGCCGGCAAGACGGCCCTGGCGCTTGACTTGGTCGAGCGGCTGCCGTGTGAGATCATCAGTGTCGACTCGGCGCTGGTGTATCAGGGCATGGATATCGGCACCGCCAAGCCGTCGCCAGAGATTCGCGCCCGGGTGCCGCATCGGCTGATGGATATCCTCGATCCCGGCGAGGCCTATTCCGCGGCGCGGTTTCGCCTTGATGCATTGCGGGCCATGGAAGAGATCACCGGCGTGGGTCGGGTGCCGCTGCTGGTTGGGGGCACTATGCTCTATTTTCGTGCACTGGTACGCGGGCTGGCGCCCCTGCCGCGGGCGCACCCCGAGTTGCGCCGCGATCTGTCGCGCCAGCTTGAGCGCATGGGCTCGGCGCGGATGCATCGCTGGTTGGCGGTGCTGGACGCGGCCAGCGCGGCGCGCATTCACCCCAATGATCCGCAGCGGATTCAGCGCGCGCTCGAGGTCTATCTGACTACTGGGCGCGCACTCGGGGACCATTGGGCGGAGGCCGCCGCGCAACACTTGCCTTATCGGGTCGTGAAACTCGTCAAGGCGCCCGGTCCGACAGTGGGACAGGCTGGATCATCCGGGCGCGAACGTCAGGCCTTGCGTGAGCGCATTGCGCAGCGCTTCGATGCCATGCTGGCGGCGGGTTTTGAAGCCGAAGTGGCGCGTTTGCGCGCGCGCGGTGATCTGCATCCCGCTTTGCCTTCGATGCGCGCGGTCGGCTATCGGCAAATGTGGCACTATTTGGATGGCGACTGTGATTTCGCGCGCATGCGCGAGCTTGCCATCACGGCAACGCGGCAACTCGCCAAGCGGCAGATGACCTGGCTGAGATCCGAGAGCGATTGCATCTGGCTGCCCCAGGGGGGCTCCCTGTTGGATCGGGCGCTGGAGAGGCTGGCAAATCTGGCGGCCATCGGTGAGTGCTGA
- a CDS encoding Lcl C-terminal domain-containing protein, whose amino-acid sequence MPLIGLEMVRALVLIGLCLLPTLAAAQAQEPNCGRGPEDNINEERWTLSEDGTVGDEQNRLVWKQCAEGLRGERCRDGRLAYLTWERALAIAETSTFAGYDDWRIPRLDELRQIIQPGCLLPAVNLSLFPNTPSGWFWFNSAEADNSPRAGQLGFAFGEEFSANQRNVVHLRLVRELPEQPEPEADAAANAPAPDAPPDLPPDLPPDLPPDLPPDVPPDAPGADGQPQPGEPGAAEAGQDAQADPDADAQAAEPQPADPAAEQPGDPGANPAADQMNDQADGQAGDQDADPAAGQDAPDNPDQPAGQAAGDNGGDGVDGAEQPGLLPGPPADAPAAGPPGDQAPDN is encoded by the coding sequence ATGCCATTGATCGGCTTGGAAATGGTGCGGGCCCTGGTGCTGATTGGGCTCTGCCTGTTACCGACCCTGGCCGCCGCACAGGCCCAAGAGCCCAATTGCGGTCGCGGACCCGAGGACAATATCAACGAAGAGCGCTGGACACTCAGTGAAGACGGAACCGTCGGCGACGAACAAAACCGCCTGGTTTGGAAGCAATGCGCCGAGGGTCTGCGGGGCGAGCGCTGTCGCGACGGCCGCCTGGCCTACTTGACCTGGGAGCGGGCGCTCGCAATCGCCGAGACAAGCACCTTTGCCGGCTACGATGACTGGCGCATTCCCAGGCTCGATGAACTGCGCCAGATCATCCAGCCCGGCTGCCTGTTACCAGCCGTGAATCTGTCGCTCTTTCCCAACACGCCCTCGGGTTGGTTCTGGTTCAACTCCGCCGAGGCCGATAATTCCCCACGCGCCGGCCAGCTTGGCTTTGCCTTTGGTGAGGAGTTTAGCGCCAACCAGCGCAACGTCGTTCATCTGCGCCTGGTGCGGGAACTGCCTGAACAGCCCGAACCCGAGGCGGATGCCGCGGCCAACGCGCCAGCGCCCGATGCTCCCCCAGATCTTCCCCCAGATCTTCCCCCAGATCTTCCCCCAGATCTTCCCCCAGATGTCCCTCCAGATGCTCCAGGCGCGGATGGGCAGCCGCAACCAGGCGAGCCGGGCGCTGCCGAAGCCGGTCAGGATGCGCAAGCCGACCCAGATGCCGATGCCCAGGCAGCCGAACCACAGCCGGCGGACCCGGCCGCCGAGCAACCTGGCGACCCTGGTGCGAATCCTGCCGCTGACCAAATGAATGACCAGGCCGATGGCCAGGCTGGTGACCAGGATGCCGATCCAGCCGCCGGCCAGGATGCCCCCGACAACCCCGATCAGCCAGCCGGACAAGCGGCCGGCGACAACGGCGGCGATGGTGTGGATGGCGCCGAGCAGCCCGGGCTGCTCCCGGGTCCACCCGCGGACGCCCCCGCGGCAGGCCCACCTGGCGATCAGGCGCCGGACAATTGA
- the hflX gene encoding ribosome rescue GTPase HflX, translating into MFERPDAGERALLVQLAIGGKLDAEASTEFRLLAEAAGALEVGWLTGTRAAPDPRFFIGQGKAAELAEQLAATGAELVIFDHALSPAQERNLERRLSCRVVDRNGLILDIFARRARSFEGKLQVELAQLRHLSTRLVRGWTHLERQKGGIGLRGPGETQLETDRRLLGQRIVALNKRLERIETQRAQGRQARDRAEIATVSLVGYTNAGKSTLFNRLTAAGVFQADQLFATLDPTLRRLELPNAPAVVVADTVGFISQLPHELVAAFRATLQETRSAALLLHVIDAAGKERERCERDVEQVLTEIGAESISRLRVMNKIDQLEDQRPRVDRDAAGNVSTVWLSARTGEGVDLLVDALAERFRGQVENCQLELNPSEGALRAWLYRHGQILAEQARDDGGWTLEVMIEPERLQRELRRQGRARPQPREFPVW; encoded by the coding sequence ATGTTTGAGCGGCCGGACGCGGGCGAACGCGCTCTTTTGGTGCAGCTGGCCATCGGCGGAAAGCTGGACGCGGAAGCCAGCACCGAGTTCCGGCTGCTGGCCGAGGCCGCCGGCGCGCTTGAGGTGGGCTGGCTCACCGGTACCCGCGCCGCGCCCGATCCGCGCTTTTTTATTGGCCAGGGCAAAGCGGCTGAGTTGGCCGAGCAGCTGGCCGCCACGGGCGCCGAACTGGTGATTTTCGACCATGCCCTGAGCCCGGCCCAGGAGCGCAACCTGGAGCGTCGGCTGTCCTGTCGGGTGGTGGATCGCAATGGGCTGATTTTGGATATTTTCGCCCGCCGCGCGCGCTCTTTCGAGGGCAAGCTGCAGGTGGAGTTGGCGCAGCTGCGGCACCTGTCAACCCGCCTAGTGCGCGGCTGGACCCATCTTGAGCGCCAGAAGGGCGGTATCGGCCTGCGCGGACCGGGCGAGACCCAGCTCGAGACCGACAGGCGCCTGCTCGGCCAGCGCATTGTCGCCTTGAACAAACGCCTCGAGCGGATCGAGACCCAGCGCGCCCAGGGGCGCCAGGCGCGTGATCGCGCCGAGATCGCCACCGTCTCCCTGGTGGGCTATACCAATGCCGGTAAGTCCACGCTCTTTAATCGGCTGACCGCGGCCGGGGTGTTTCAGGCCGATCAGCTTTTCGCTACCCTGGATCCCACCCTGCGACGCTTGGAGCTGCCCAATGCCCCGGCCGTGGTGGTGGCGGATACCGTGGGCTTTATCAGCCAGCTGCCACATGAGCTGGTGGCGGCCTTTCGCGCGACCTTGCAGGAAACGCGCTCGGCGGCGCTGCTGCTGCATGTGATCGATGCGGCGGGCAAGGAGCGCGAGCGCTGCGAAAGGGATGTTGAGCAGGTGCTGACGGAGATCGGCGCCGAGTCGATTTCGCGCCTGCGGGTGATGAATAAAATCGACCAGCTTGAGGATCAGCGTCCGCGGGTTGATCGGGACGCGGCGGGGAATGTCAGCACGGTATGGCTGTCCGCTCGAACAGGTGAGGGCGTGGATCTGCTGGTGGACGCACTGGCCGAGCGCTTTCGCGGCCAGGTTGAAAATTGTCAGCTTGAGCTAAATCCTTCCGAGGGTGCGTTGCGCGCCTGGCTCTATCGACACGGGCAAATTCTTGCCGAACAAGCCAGGGATGACGGTGGCTGGACCCTGGAGGTGATGATCGAGCCCGAGCGACTGCAGCGGGAGTTGCGGCGCCAGGGTCGTGCGCGACCCCAGCCAAGGGAATTTCCTGTATGGTAA
- a CDS encoding HesB/IscA family protein: protein MFKVTPTAAEQVAKAAQEGGTEGLSLRLAAVQNPDGSIDYRMGFDELSEEDIRFTSEGVDIVMAPEFVPLLDTAVMDFVTLDDGEQHFIFLNPKDTTCKPPSDA from the coding sequence ATGTTTAAAGTGACTCCAACAGCGGCCGAACAGGTCGCCAAAGCCGCGCAAGAAGGCGGGACCGAGGGGTTGTCCCTGCGCCTGGCGGCCGTGCAAAATCCGGACGGCTCCATTGACTACCGCATGGGGTTCGATGAACTCAGCGAGGAGGATATCCGCTTCACTTCCGAGGGCGTGGATATTGTCATGGCGCCCGAGTTCGTGCCTCTGCTCGATACGGCGGTGATGGATTTTGTCACCCTGGACGACGGCGAACAGCACTTTATTTTTCTCAACCCCAAAGACACGACCTGCAAGCCGCCAAGCGACGCCTAA
- the rnr gene encoding ribonuclease R, whose product MARRKKSQSAKVLDPHREREARKYDKPIPSREFILEILTERGVPMDAAGVAKALDLKDPEEQLALERRLGAMVRDGQLVRNRRDAFCLVNKKDLIAGRVIGHPDGFGFLKPDEGGDDLYLYPKEMRALFHGDRIVARVTGRDRRGRLEGAVVEILERNTQSVVGRFYSESGVGFVVPDNKRISHDIIIPSDRVGSATKGQIVVAEITDQPTKRTQPLGQVLEVLGDHMAAGMETDIAIRAHDLPVDWPEAVLQQIAGLSEEVPEAAKAERQDLRDLPLVTIDGADARDFDDAVYAERKPKGWRLLVCIADVSAYVSPGDALDQEGRARGNSVYFPDRVIPMLPEVLSNGLCSLNPQVDRLCMACELYVNRDGKVTRSRFFEGVMRSAARLTYDQVAAMLEGDPALGEQYAELLPHLHELHQLFQTLLEARRGRGAIDFDTVETQFVFNDQGRLEAIEPRARNDAHRLIEECMLAANVAAARLFERKKMPALFRIHEQPKAEKLSDLREFLAELGLNLPGGDKPTAKDYGTLLDSVRKRADFHLIQTVLLRSMQQAMYSSDNVGHFGLAYEGYTHFTSPIRRYPDLVVHRIIKHILAGGGVAELDYSKPELQQIAEHCSGTERRADEATRDASDWLKCEYMRDKLGEQFDGTIVSVQGFGLFVELDDVYVDGLVHITALDNDFYHFDPIGHRLNGARTGQVYRLGDRLRVQVAAVNLDERKIDFVLAPTAKQAEGAKRPRRRGNRKRAVG is encoded by the coding sequence GTGGCCAGACGCAAAAAATCCCAATCCGCCAAAGTGCTTGATCCGCATCGCGAACGCGAGGCGCGGAAATACGACAAGCCCATCCCCAGTCGCGAGTTTATCCTCGAGATCCTGACCGAGCGTGGGGTACCCATGGATGCCGCCGGCGTGGCCAAGGCTCTCGACCTGAAGGATCCCGAGGAGCAGTTGGCACTCGAGCGCCGCCTGGGTGCCATGGTGCGCGATGGGCAGTTGGTGCGCAATCGCCGCGATGCTTTTTGCCTGGTCAACAAGAAGGACCTGATCGCCGGGCGGGTGATTGGTCACCCCGATGGTTTTGGTTTCCTCAAGCCCGATGAGGGCGGGGATGATCTATACCTATATCCCAAGGAAATGCGCGCGCTTTTCCATGGTGATCGCATTGTCGCGCGGGTGACTGGCCGCGACCGGCGCGGGCGACTCGAGGGCGCGGTGGTGGAGATTCTCGAGCGCAATACCCAGTCGGTGGTGGGGCGCTTCTACTCCGAGAGCGGCGTGGGCTTCGTGGTGCCGGATAATAAGCGCATCAGCCACGACATCATTATTCCCAGCGATCGGGTGGGGTCGGCCACCAAGGGCCAGATCGTGGTGGCCGAGATTACTGATCAACCCACCAAGCGCACCCAGCCGCTCGGTCAGGTGCTGGAAGTGCTTGGTGATCACATGGCCGCTGGCATGGAGACCGATATCGCCATTCGCGCGCACGATCTCCCCGTCGACTGGCCCGAGGCCGTGCTGCAACAGATTGCTGGCTTAAGCGAGGAGGTGCCGGAAGCCGCCAAGGCCGAACGCCAGGATTTGCGCGATCTGCCGCTGGTGACCATCGACGGGGCCGATGCGCGCGACTTCGACGACGCCGTCTATGCCGAGCGTAAGCCCAAGGGCTGGCGGCTTTTGGTCTGTATTGCCGATGTCTCGGCCTATGTGAGCCCGGGAGATGCGCTGGACCAGGAAGGTCGCGCGCGCGGCAATTCGGTCTATTTCCCCGATCGCGTCATCCCCATGCTGCCGGAGGTGCTCTCCAACGGGCTTTGCTCCCTCAACCCCCAGGTTGATCGGCTGTGCATGGCCTGTGAGCTTTATGTGAACCGCGACGGCAAGGTCACCCGCTCGCGCTTTTTTGAAGGCGTCATGCGCTCCGCCGCGCGACTGACTTACGACCAGGTGGCCGCCATGCTGGAGGGCGACCCGGCGCTGGGCGAGCAGTATGCCGAGCTGCTGCCCCATCTGCATGAGCTGCATCAGTTGTTTCAGACCTTGCTTGAGGCGCGCAGGGGGCGCGGCGCCATCGACTTTGACACGGTCGAGACTCAGTTCGTTTTCAACGACCAAGGCCGGCTCGAGGCCATTGAGCCGCGCGCTCGCAACGACGCCCATCGGCTGATCGAGGAGTGCATGCTCGCGGCCAATGTCGCCGCCGCGCGCCTGTTCGAGCGCAAGAAGATGCCGGCGCTCTTTCGCATCCATGAGCAGCCCAAGGCTGAGAAGCTCTCCGATCTGCGGGAATTTCTCGCCGAACTGGGGTTGAATCTGCCTGGTGGGGATAAGCCCACCGCCAAGGATTACGGCACCCTGCTGGACTCGGTGCGGAAACGGGCGGATTTTCATCTCATCCAAACCGTGCTGCTGCGTTCCATGCAACAGGCGATGTACAGCTCGGACAATGTCGGTCACTTTGGCCTGGCCTACGAGGGCTATACCCATTTTACCTCGCCGATTCGACGCTATCCGGATCTGGTCGTCCACCGCATCATCAAGCACATTTTGGCCGGTGGTGGCGTGGCGGAGTTGGATTATTCCAAACCCGAGCTGCAGCAGATCGCCGAGCACTGCTCGGGCACGGAGCGGCGCGCCGACGAGGCCACCCGCGACGCCAGCGACTGGCTCAAGTGCGAGTACATGCGCGACAAGCTCGGCGAGCAGTTCGACGGCACCATTGTCAGCGTGCAGGGTTTTGGCCTGTTCGTCGAGCTCGACGATGTCTATGTCGATGGGCTGGTGCACATCACCGCGCTGGATAACGACTTCTACCACTTCGACCCCATCGGACACCGGCTCAATGGCGCCCGTACCGGTCAGGTGTATCGCCTGGGCGACCGGCTGCGGGTGCAGGTGGCGGCGGTGAATCTCGACGAGCGCAAGATCGACTTCGTGCTGGCGCCCACGGCCAAACAAGCCGAGGGCGCCAAGCGACCACGGCGACGCGGCAACCGCAAGCGTGCGGTTGGTTGA
- the mutL gene encoding DNA mismatch repair endonuclease MutL, whose amino-acid sequence MSRIKSLPPQLINQIAAGEVIERPASIVKELVENSLDAGARQIEVLLERGGAKRILVRDDGCGMSAEELPLAVSRHATSKIASLADLESVATLGFRGEALPSMASVARLRILSRRADADHGFAITADGSDQTPAAEPAAHAPGTSVEVLDLFFNTPARRKFLRTEKTELGHIEQLIRRLALAHARVGFRLEHNGRSVLDLRAPSHGDINDGQASDGQASLRRRLEQTLGGDFLDAALMLEDQAVGLRLFGWVAQPAFSRSQADRQFFFVNGRMVRDKLVAHAVRQAYQDVLHHSRHPAYVLFLELDPRQVDVNVHPAKQEVRFREGRQVHDFIFRALHRRLAGGAMAAGALSHGDDSVASPPPEAPPPAQPPASAPLAGRPPPAGGQPSLPLRESAGAYAANFAWQQPWSAAEQALAEAVAGDDQTAAGQDQAAAGEVPPLGFALGQLNGVYVLAQGADGLVIVDMHAAHERVCYERMKTAWQAQGQVRRQPLLVPVSLRLSRAEADLLETHDADLQALGLVVSRLGEEQVAVREIPAMLQGADVEQLLRDLLSDLAEHGQSARLQQQANALLATMACHGSVRANRRLSLPEMNALLRAMESTARSDQCNHGRPTWVKLSRQELDRLFLRGQ is encoded by the coding sequence ATGTCACGCATCAAGTCGTTGCCACCTCAATTAATCAATCAAATCGCCGCGGGCGAGGTGATTGAGCGCCCGGCGTCCATCGTCAAGGAACTGGTCGAAAACAGTCTGGATGCCGGTGCGCGCCAGATTGAGGTGCTCCTGGAGCGCGGCGGTGCCAAGCGCATTTTGGTGCGCGACGATGGTTGCGGCATGAGCGCCGAGGAGCTGCCATTGGCGGTCTCGCGCCACGCAACCAGCAAGATCGCCTCGCTGGCCGATCTGGAGTCGGTCGCGACCCTGGGATTTCGCGGCGAGGCCCTGCCCAGCATGGCCTCGGTGGCGCGGCTGCGGATCCTCTCGCGCCGTGCCGACGCGGACCATGGATTCGCCATCACCGCCGATGGCAGTGACCAGACCCCGGCGGCGGAACCGGCGGCTCATGCCCCGGGTACCAGCGTCGAGGTGCTGGATTTGTTCTTCAATACTCCGGCGCGGCGCAAGTTTTTGCGCACTGAGAAAACTGAGCTGGGCCATATTGAACAACTCATCCGGCGGCTGGCGCTGGCGCATGCCAGGGTCGGTTTTCGGCTGGAACATAACGGTCGTTCGGTGCTGGATCTGCGTGCCCCCAGTCATGGGGATATTAACGACGGGCAAGCAAGCGATGGGCAAGCAAGCCTGAGGCGGCGGCTCGAACAAACCCTGGGGGGCGATTTCCTCGACGCCGCCCTGATGCTTGAGGATCAGGCCGTTGGGCTGCGACTGTTTGGCTGGGTCGCGCAGCCGGCCTTCAGCCGCTCGCAGGCGGACCGGCAGTTTTTCTTCGTCAACGGTCGCATGGTGCGCGACAAGCTGGTTGCCCATGCGGTGCGCCAGGCCTATCAGGACGTGCTGCATCACAGTCGTCATCCGGCTTATGTGCTCTTTCTGGAGCTTGATCCGCGCCAGGTCGATGTCAATGTTCATCCGGCCAAGCAGGAAGTCCGGTTTCGCGAGGGGCGCCAGGTGCACGATTTTATTTTTCGCGCCCTGCATCGTCGGCTCGCGGGTGGCGCCATGGCCGCGGGCGCGCTGTCGCACGGGGACGACTCCGTGGCGTCGCCTCCACCCGAGGCGCCGCCACCTGCTCAGCCTCCGGCGTCAGCGCCACTGGCCGGGCGGCCCCCGCCCGCGGGCGGGCAGCCGTCCCTGCCGCTGCGCGAATCGGCCGGGGCCTACGCGGCAAATTTTGCCTGGCAGCAGCCTTGGTCCGCCGCCGAGCAGGCTCTGGCCGAAGCCGTTGCCGGGGACGATCAGACGGCCGCGGGGCAAGATCAGGCAGCCGCCGGAGAAGTGCCGCCGCTGGGGTTCGCGCTTGGCCAGCTCAATGGAGTCTATGTGCTGGCGCAGGGGGCGGATGGTCTGGTGATTGTGGATATGCACGCGGCCCACGAGCGGGTGTGCTACGAGCGCATGAAAACCGCCTGGCAGGCCCAGGGGCAGGTGCGCCGCCAGCCGCTGCTGGTGCCGGTCAGCCTGCGTCTGAGTCGTGCCGAGGCGGATCTGCTCGAGACCCATGATGCCGATTTACAGGCACTGGGGCTGGTGGTCAGCCGCCTGGGAGAGGAGCAGGTGGCGGTGCGGGAAATTCCTGCCATGCTGCAGGGCGCGGATGTGGAACAACTGCTGCGCGATCTTCTGTCCGATCTCGCCGAGCACGGCCAGAGCGCGCGCTTGCAGCAGCAGGCCAACGCCCTGCTCGCGACCATGGCCTGCCATGGCTCGGTGCGCGCCAACCGACGGCTGAGCCTGCCGGAGATGAACGCCCTGCTGCGAGCGATGGAATCCACCGCGCGCTCGGATCAATGCAATCACGGGCGCCCGACCTGGGTGAAACTCTCGCGGCAGGAGTTGGATCGGCTGTTTCTGCGCGGGCAATGA